GACCGCCGCGTCGGCTGCGAGGGGCTCCTGAGCTGCCTGTCTTTCAACGGCAACAAGATCATTACCACGGGCGGCGGAGGCATGGTGCTTACCCGCGGTGCCGTTGACTGTGGCGACGGCGTGAGGCACGCCGGCATAGGCCGCCACCTCGCGCTCGAAGCGATCGACGAACGGCCCGACGGAGGAGACCCAGTTGGTGTCGAGGCATTCCTTGAGGTACTTCCACTCGTTGCCGGCCAGATGCGGCACCGCATTGGGGATCACGCGCCGGGGGGGGATCACGCGCCGGGGCGTGCTCACTGCGGCCGTCCTGCCCGTTCCCGCCATTCGTGATACCACGCGAAGGTCTCGCCGACACCGGTTTCCAGCGAGACCTGGGGGGAGAAGCCGGTCAGCGCCCGCAAACGGCTCAGGTCGGGGCAGCGGCGCGCAACCGAGCCCGCCGGCGCCGGCAGGCGCTCGAGCACCGGCGCGATGTGCGCCATCTTCAGCACCAGACGCGCCAGGTCCTCCACGCGCGTCTCCTCGGTGTCGTTGCCGATGTTGACGATCTGCCCCCACGCCGTCTGGGCCGCCATGAGCCGCAGCATGGCCTCGACCGCATCGGACACGTGGCAGAACGCTCGGCGCTGGTCGGCGCCGTAAACCCGAAAGGGATCCTCACGGCGGAGCGCACGGAGCGACAGCTCCGGGATGACGTGATCGACGCCCATCCGAGGACCGTAGACGTTGTGAAAGCGGCCGATCACTGCGTGAAGCCCGCGGGCGTGCGCCGTGTGAATCACGGCCGCCTCGCCGAGGATCTTGCTCGCGGCGTAGGCGAAGCGCGGCGCGCGGATGTCTTCGATCGTCAGGGGCACGTCCTCGCCCGTCGGTACCGGCACCGTGCCGGCCGAGACGCCGCCCGCGTAGGTCTCGCTGGTCGAAGCGAAGAAGAGAGCGCCCGACTCGGGTCCCAGCCAGTCGAGGAGGTGCATGAGGGCCAGCGTGTTGGTGCGCACGACCCGGGCCGGGTCTGTCTCGACATTGCGCACGCCCACCACGGCCGCCAGCATGAAGACGTGATCCCACGCCCTCGGCAGCTCCGCAAGCGCGTCCGGGCGCGTCAGGTCCGCTTGAACGAGCGTGACGCTCGATCGGGCGCACAGCGTCTCGATCTCCGGGTCGCGCCGGCCGCGCGAGAGGTCGTCCACCAGGGTCAGCGTGTAGCCGTCGTTCGCGAGACGCGCCGCCAGGTGGTAGCCGATGAAGCCCGCCCCGCCGAGGATGAGCGCCCTAGGCATAGCCGATCCCCGCGTAGCGCACCCCGGCCCCGCGAACCGTCTCCTCATCGAGCATGCGCCAGCAGTCGTAGAGGAGGGCCGGCCGGCGCAGGCCCGGCAGGAGCCGCCCGAGGTCGAGTTTGGCGTACTCCGGATGGTTCGTGATGACGAGCACGGCGTCGGCGCCGTCGAAGGCGGCCTCGGGGGTCACCGGCTCAGCGCCGAGTCCCCGGATCACGTCGGGGGCGACGAGGTAGTCATGCCCTCGAAGCTCGAGTCCCGCCACTCTCAAGAGCGGGAGCATGGAAACGATCGGCGTCCCGCGCATGTCGTCGGTCGGCGGCCAGCCCTTGTAGGCCCAGCCGAGCACGGACAGCCGGGCACCCTCCGCCCGCCCGCGCATCTCGCGGATCATGGCGATCAGCCGCTCGGCCACGTGAACCGGCAGGTGCTCGTTGAGCCCGCGCGCCTGGCCGACGAGCCATGGCGTGTAGCCGACCTCGCGCAAGGCACTCTGGAGGATGTAGGGGTCCTTGGACAGGCACGCGCCGCCGACGAAGCCCGGCTTGGCCAGGTCGGGGCGCGGGTACTCGAAATTGGCTGCGCGGATCACCTCGAGCGGGTCGAGGCCCCAGCGCTCGGCCATCAGCGCGACCTCGTTGCCGTACGAGTAGATGAGGTCGGTGTGACAGTTGTTCGCGAGCTTGACGAGCTCGGCTGCCTCGAGCGAGGAGACGGTGACGACCCGACGGGTGACGCGGCGGAAGAGCGCCGCCGCGGCCTCCGCGCTCTCGGGGTCGAGGCCGCCCACCACCTGAGGCAGCTCTTCCAGCTCGCGAAGCGCCTGCCCCTGGATGGTCCGCTCGGGCGCGAAGGCCAGCCGCGCCCGCCCCCACCGCGTGACGAGCTCCGGCAGCACCACGGCCCGGCTCGCGCCGACGGGCACCGTGCTGCGAACGATCACGAGCGCGCCGGGCGCGCAGCGCAGGGCGACGTGCCCCGCGGCGGCGCGGAGGTTGGCAAGCTCGGGGGCGTGGGTGTCGGGGTTGACGGGCGTGGAGACACAGATGATGGCCGCGTCCACGCCGCCCTCGGGCAAGGCCGGCCCGACGTGGAGCCGGTCGCCCAGGAAGGCACGAAGACCCTCCTCGAGCCCCGGCTCGAAGAGATGCGGCCGACCCTTTCCGAGCGCGTCGAGGACGGCGGGAGACGTGTCCACGCCGTGGACGGTGAAGCCCTTGCGCGCCAGCGTCACCGCCAGCGTCAGGCCCACATACCCCAGCCCAACCACGCCGACGCTGTTCATGGTTAGTCGAGCAGCCCCTCGGCGACGTCGCGGTTGGCCTTCTCGAGGTCGTGGACCCGCCCGACGTCGAGCCAGTACTCGCGGATCAGATGGGCCGCCACGACGCGCCCGCGGTCGACCAGCGTCCGGATCATGTCCGTGGCGTCGAAGTACTCCCCTGCCGGAATCAGCTCGATCGCGCCCGGATCGAGCAGGTAGATCCCGGCGTTGACCGGAAACTCCTTGCGCGGCTTCTCCTCCACGCGGGTGACGCGCCCGTCGTGGAGCGTGAACTCGCCATAGGGGATGTCCACCTGGTGGATCGACACGCCCACGGTCATCGCGGCGGTCTCGTGGCCCCGGTGGAAGTCCCACATCGCGCGGAAGTCGCACTTGGTCAGGATGTCGGCGTTGACGACGAAGAAGGGGGCGTCGAGGCGGTCCCGCAGGAGCGTCAGCGCCCCCATGGTCCCGAGCGGCTTGGGCTCGAGCGCGTAGTCGATGCGCACGCCCAAGCGGCTGCCGTCGCCCAGGCGCTCCCGGATCATCTCCGACTTGTGGTGGAGCGCGATCGTGATGTCGCCGATGCCCGACTGGCGCAGCCGCTCGATCATGATCTCGATCAACGGCCTGCCGCCCACGGCAATGAGCGGCTTGGGCGTTGACTCCGTCAGCGGCCGGAGTCGCCGGCCCTCGCCGCCCGCCATGATCACGGCCGGGGTCGGCAGAGGCGGCGGCACCAGGAGGTCCTCGAGCCGCAGCAGACCCACCACGCGCCGCTCGGCGTCGAGCAGCGGCAGGTGCCGCACGGACCGCGTGCGCATGAACTGGAGCGCCTCCGTGGCGGACAGGCCGGCCGGCCCCACCAGCGGAGCGCGGTTGACGACCTCGTCCACTTTGGCGTCGAGGGACGCGCCGCGAAGCATGGCCCGGCGGATGTCGCCGTCGGTGACGACTCCTGCCAGCCGGCCGTCGGCGTCAACCACGAGCACGATCTGCTTGCCGCTCCGGGTCATGGCCTCGAGGACGTCACGCAGGCTCGCGCCCAGGCCCAGGATGCAGCCGGCAAGATCGGCCATCAGGCGCCTCCCGTAGGGTCGGCGAAACGCTTCTGGACCAGGCGGGCATCGAGCGGGACGGTCCGCAGGACCTCGACGATGCGCGGGGCGGCGCGGCCGTCGCCATAGGGGTTCCCCGCCGCCCGCGCGATCGCGCGGAATGCGGGCGCCTGCGCCGCCTCGATGCCGCGCAGGATGTCCTCGCGCGAGGGCTTGACGTCGATCACGTTGCCGCCGCGGAGGCGGCCGCGCTGGCGAGCGCCGACGTTGACAACGGGCAGCCCGAAGGACGGCGCCTCGATGAGCCCGCTCGAGGAGTTGCCGATCATCAGGTCGGCGTGGCGGAGCAGCGAGAGGTAGAGGCGCTCGCCGAGGCTCCGCACGAGCCGGCAGCGCCGCGGGTGGCGCGCCGCGAATTCCTCGAGGCGCTCTATGATGAGCCGGCCCGACGTGTCGGCGTTCGGATAGGTGACGACGAGCGTGCCGTCGGTCTTCTCGAGCGCGGCCAGCAGCTCCTCGACGTGGGACGCCGTCTCGCGGTACTCGAGGGTCACGGGATGGAAGGTCACGAGGAGCCACGGGCCGTCGAGGGGCAGGTCGAGCTCGCGCGCCAGGGCGTCCCTCGACAGCGGCGCCGTGGTGGCGATCCTGTCGAGTCCCGGCGCGCCGACAGCGTGGATGCGCCAGGCCTCCTCGCTCATGTGCGCGATGCGGCGCGCGTGGACCTCGGCCGAGGCAAAGTGGAGATGGGCCAGCTTGGTGATCGCGTGGCGGATCTGGTTGTCCATCGCGCCTTCGGACACCTCGCCGCCGTGGATGTGGGCGACGGGGAGCGCGAAGGGCAAGGCCGCCACCGCTGCGGCCAGCATCTCGAAGCGGTCGCCGAGCACGACGACGAGGTTGGGGCGCTGACGGGCGAAGGCGCGCGCGAAGCCCTCGACCCCGCGCCCCGTCGAGGCGGCGATCGCCTCGGGTGAATCACCCGGTTCGAGCATGGGCACGCGCTCGGCAATGGGGACGCCGTCGGCCTCGATCTCGCCCACGGTCGAGCCGAACTCTGGAGCAAGGTGCATCCCGGCCGCGAAGAGGACCAGCTCGAGGTCGGACGCCCGGCGGATGCCGTCGAGCACCGGTCTCAGGTGGCCGTAGTCCGAGCGGCTGACCGTGACGACTCCGATGCGGCGCGTGCCGACCGTCATGGCTTGCCGACCGCTTCCCACGGAATCACCTCGTCGGCGGCGACGTCCCGAGTGAGGCGGCAGCCCAGGAGACGCGGCAGTTCGGCCGGGGAAATGCCCGTGCCGGGACGCTTGATCACGATATCGCCGGCCGCGAGGGACTCACCCGCCCTGAGGGCACGCGCCGCCACCAGGCTCTTGCGCGCCACGCGCCGCGTGTCGGCTTCGGAGGGCATCGGCCGCTTGACACCGTCGCCGATGGCAGATTCTACGTTGCGGATCGCCCGCACCATGGCCGCGAAGGTGGGCGGATCGAGGGAGGCACGGTGGTCGGGGCCCGTCAGGCTCGTGTCGAGCGTCAGGTGCTTCTCGATGATCTGCGCGCCGCGCGCGGCCGCGGCGACGGCGATCTCGATGCCGAGCGTGTGGTCGGAGAAGCCGATAGGGCAGCCGAGGCGGGCCGCCAGCGTGTCCATGGCGCGCAGGTTGGTCTCGGCGCCCGGCGCCGGATAGGCGGAGAGGCAGTGGAGGACGGCCAGCGGCGGATCGCCCGCCAAGCGAATGGCCGCCACCGCCTGCTCGACCTCCTCCAGGCTCGACATGCCGGTCGAGAGGATCATCGGACGGGCCTTCGCGGCCACGTGCCGCAAAAGCGGGAGATTGGTGATCTCACCCGAGGGAACCTTGAAGAGCGCCACGCCGAGCGCGTCGAGGACATCCGCGCTCTCCTCGTCGAAGGGCGCCGAGAAGAAGATGAGGCCGTGCTTGGCCGCGCGATCCTTGAGCTCGGCCAGGACCTCGAGGCTCAGCTCGAGGCGGGCCAGCATGTCGCGCTGGCTCTCGCCAGCGCCCGTCGTCTCGACCTGGTAGCCGGCCTTGGGCGCGCCACGGGTCAGCAACGCGTCCACGCGAAAGGTCTGGAACTTGACGGCATCGGCGCCGCACTCGGCCGCCGCGTCCACCAGACGCCGCGCCAGCGCCGGATCGCCGTTGTGGTTCACACCCGCCTCGGCCACGATGAAGACGGAGGCGCCCGGACCGATCCGCCGCTCGCCGATCGCGAAGGGACGGGCTCCGGCGCTCACCGCGCCGCCTCCTGCGCCCGCTCGCGGCGGATCTCGTCCACCGCGGCGAGGAGCCGGGCGCCGAGCCGGCCGTCCACCGGATGGACGTAGCGCGAAGAGAAGGCGCGCCCGCGCCTGACGAGATCAGCGCGCGCGGCGGGGTCGTCGAGCACCCGGCGGAGCGCGGCCGCGAGCCCCGCGGCGTCACCCAGGTCGACTCGGACCACAGCACCCGCGCTGACGTAAGGCAGCATGTATTCGCCCTCAAAATCCTTGCCCGGCGTCTGCACGGCCACCACCGGGCAGTCCATCGCCATGGCCTCGAGCCCGGCCATCGACGTAACCATGACCGCGGCGTCGGCACCGGCAAAAAGACGGTGGATGTCGTAGTCCTTGGTCAGGATGGCGTCGGCGCATCCCCACTCGCCCACTTGTTTCCTGAGCCGGGCGAGGTCCTCGTTCGGGTGGACCTTCACGACGACGTCCACCCCGCCGAGACTCCGCGCCGCGCCGTACATGGTCCGGTAGAGCGCCTCTCGCTCCTGGGCCGAGAAGAGCATCGAGACGTACTTCGAGACGAGCACGATCAGCGGCCGCTCGGGCAGAAGCCCAAAGTCGCGGCAGATCTCTTCACGCAGGCGCGCCGGCGGCACGAGCCGCGCCGCGTTCGAGCGCGGGTCGCCGACGGCCGAGACGCGGGCCGGGGCCACGCCTTCCTCCGTCACCAGAGCCTGGCGGAGATGCTCGCCGATGACGAGGATCCGATCGCCGACATCGAAGGCGTTGGTCCTGTCGCGCGAGAGGATGAGCGTGCCGGAACAGAGCACCGACGGGATGCCGCGCGCCCGCGCCACCAGAGCGGCGGCGCGCTCGGCGTAGCGCCGGTCGCTGGTGATGACGACCGCCTCCGGCTGCAGGGCGTCGAAGGCCCGGAAGGCCGCTTCCTGGTGCAGCAGCGCTGTGAGCAGGCTCTGCTCGACCGCCGAGCGCAGGAAGGGGCGCAGCACGGGCAGAAGCGACACGCCGTGCCACTCGAGCCGAGCGGCCAGGCCAGGGTCGCTCTCGATGCGCCGCCATGCCCGCCTGAGGACGGGCCGGTAGCGGCGCACAAGGGTCGCCGCCTCGTCCCGAGGCAGGTAGTCCATGGCAAAACCCGCAGGCACCCCGGCGCGGGCCAGCCCCTCGACACGCGCTTCGAGCTCCGGATCGTCGTTGGAGCTTGCCACGACGCACGCCTTCGCCCCCGCCGCCCGCACGGCTTCCACGAGGGGATCGACGACGAAGTGGTGCCTGCTGCGGCAGGTGATGAAGAGGAGACGGCGGCCTTCTCCCCCCGCGAACGCCGGCGCACCGCGGCGTGGCTGGTCGAGCAGGGCGCGGAGACGCAGGCGTTCCTCGCGAGGGAAGAGCGCGGCGTACGCGCGCGCGAACGCCCATGGCAGGGGGCTCCGCGCCGCGACGCCCACCGGGATGTCGCGCCCGCGCGCGAGCAATCGCGCCAGCCGCTCGGGCACCGAGGCGCCGCTCAGCAACCGGATCGCCTCCGGCTTGACCTCGTCCAAGACCTGTTCGAGCACGCCCACGCGCTCCATGACCTCGAGGCGGAGCAAAAGCGCCTTCGAGACCGTCAGGAGGTCGGGCAGCCAGATGCCGCGGTAGCGCAGTGCAGGCTCGCGGTCGGAGTCCGGCCACCAGCCGGCGACGAGGCGCCGCGTCCCCTGCGCGAGCGCGCGGGAGTCGACCTTGAAGGACTCGTCGTCGTAGTATCGGACCGTGGACCCCGCCGGGAGCGCCGCCGCGTCCACGAGCTGGCGCGCCGTCAGCACCGACACCTCGTGCTCCCGCGAGAGCCGTGCGGCGGCCCGCGCCACCGCGGCACGGTAGCGACGCACGTACCATGCGTAGAGCCGCCGCACCCACGGCCGTCGGAACTCGCCGATGCTGCGCGTGGCCTCGGTGACGAGGAGGACGCGGCTCATGTGCGGGCCCCGGCCGGTTTGGCCGGCACGCCCATCACCGTAGCGCCCGGCGTGACGTCATGGGTCACGACGGCGCCGGCCGCCACGGTCGCTCCTGCGCCCACGGTGATCCCCGGAAGCAGCACGGCACCCGCGCCGATAAAGACGCCGGCCTCGACGATGACGGTGCCCGACAGGACAGCGCCCGGCGAGATATAGGCGTGGTCGCCGATCCGGCACTCGTGCTCGATCACAACACCGCTGTAGATGACCGCGTTGTCGCCGACCACGACGTGGGCGCCGAGCACGCCGCCGGGAAACACCACGCTGCCTTCGCCGATCGCGCTCGAGCGCGAGACGACGGCGCGGGGATGGACCAGGCTGGGCGCTTCGATGCCGGCCGATTTGAGGAGGGCGAAGAGGGTGGCCCGCTGAGTGAGCGCGGTGTTGCCCACTCCCACGATGGCCCCGTCGATCTTTCCGGCGCGCGCGAGCGCCGCCACATCCTTGTCCACGCCCAGCACGCCGGGGCCCTTCGACCGGTCGGTGAAGCCCGCCACCGTCCAGCCGCACTCGGCCGCGAGGTCGGCGACGGCCCGCCCGTGCCCGCCCGCGCCCAGGATCAGCAGCCGCCCGGCCATGGTCCCTTCACCGCCGACCGGGCGGAATAGGCGCGCGCCCCTCCCGCAGCAGCAGCTCGGCCAGGAGAAAGTCCCACTCGGTGTCGATGTTGACCGAGGCCTCGAAGCCCTGGACCACGCCGCGGTTGTCCTCGCCGAGGACGTGCCCGTGGTCCATCAGCATCGCGTAGCGGGTGACATACACGGCGCCCGACGGCTGGTACACGGGCGGGGCATCCTGACGCCGGACATACTTGTGCCCGTCGGGAAAAAGAGCGACCGTTCGATCGCCGTCGAGCGTCTTCATGAAGAACGGATGGTACGAAGCCTCGCACAGCGTCTGTGCCGAGTCCGAGCCCGTCTCGATGACCTTCCGGATCGTCTCGTCGATCTCGACGCCGGCGCGGAACGGCGACGTGGGCTGGAGCGTCACGATGAGGTCGGGCCTTGCTTTCGCGGCGGACTCGAGCCACCGCACCGCGTGCTGGAGCACCGGCACCATGCCGGCCTGATCCGAGGCGAGCTCGGCCGGTCTCATGAATGGCACCTCACCGCCGTGGCGCCTCGCTTCCTCGGCAATCTCTGGGCTGTCCGTCGAGACGATCACGCGCGTGAGCAGCTTGGATTCGCGGGCCGAGGCGATGGCCTGGCCGATCAGCGAGAGCGCACCGAGCGTGCGCAAATTCTTTCCCGGCAGGCCCTTGGAGCCGCCGCGCGCGGGAATGACGCCGAAGGCGTACGGCGCCCGCGCCATCCGCTACACCGTGACCCAGCGGCGCTCGGCCGCGGACTTCCGGGCGGCCTCGATGACGCGCATCGTCTTGAGCCCGTCCCAGCCGTCACAGACCGGCTTGGTTTCTCCGCGCATACACGCGATGAAGTGCTTCGCTTCCTCCACGTACATATCGTTGAGCTGGCCGCCGGACGGGTAGACCTCCCAGCGGTTGGCTGTGGGGTCGAACAGCCGGATGTCGTTCTCGAGGCGCCGCCACTGGATGACGCCTTGCTCACCCATCAGCTCGAAGTGGCTATGGACGTTCCAGGCGAAGAGATTCATGTGGATGCTGCCGATCGCACCCGAAGCGAAGCGCACCGTGAGATCGGCGAGGTCGTCCGTCGCGATCTCGAGACTCGAGATATGATCCACGACGGCGCTCACCTCCGTGATCTCGCCGCACAGCCACCGCATGTAATCGATGGCATGGCTCTCGTCGAGAAGGCAGCCGCCGCCCTGCTTGGCGTCGGCCATGTAGAACGTCCGGTAGTCGGCGCCGGGATAGCGGGTGCTCAGGTGATAGGCGTACTCGGTACGTGCCGCTCGCAGCGCTCCGATCCGCCCCGCCTTGAGCATTTTCTCCACCAGCTGCATGGGCGGCCAGTAGCGCCAATTGTACGCGGTGAGAACCCGCAGGCCCTTGTCGTCGCACTCACGAAGCAGCGTTTCCACGCCGGCGGCGGACTGCGTCAGCGGCTTCTCGATCATCAGATGCGCGCTTCGGTCCACCCCCATGCGGGCGATGGCCAGGTGGGAGTCGGGCGGCGTGCAGATCACCACGCCCTGCGCGCCGTCGAGAGCTGCCTCGAGCGTCGGCGTGACAGAGGCGAAAGGGAACTGGCGAGCGGCCGAGTCCCGCTGGGCCGGCGCGGCATCGTACGCCGTCAGCTCGTCCACGCCGATAGCTCGGAAGTTCTGCAGGTGCCGGCGGCCGATGGATCCGAGCCCAACGATGGCGAGTTTCACTGTTCCCCCTTGCGCGACGTGATGGGCAGGCCCACCTCGCGGACGGCGGAGCCGTGCCGCTTGTTCCAGTCGGCCTCGTACTCGGCGATGTGCCGTAGGTCACGCAGCACCATGAGCTCCCGGAGCCCGTACAGCTCCACGGCGTTGAACTTCTTGCAGATGACCGCGGTCACCCGCGTGGCATCGCCGAGATCGAGGATGAAGGCTTCGAGGTCTCCGCCGTATTGCTCGAGAATCCGCTGCTTGTAGGTGTAGTACCACTCGGTGCCCGGATAGGGCGTCACGAAGAACGGCTTGACCTGAAGCCCGAGGCGGTCCCAAGCCTTGACATTGTCGTAGATGCTGTCGAAATCCTCGTCCGGGAATCCGAACATCTGGTTCGGGATCGGCCGGATCCCGGCGTCGATCGTCCACAGGAGGGACCGCTCGTTCGTCTCGGGCGTGGCACCCTTGCCAATCGTCTTCATCACCCGCTGCGAGAAGCTCTCGTAGCCGTAGAGCAGGTGCGAGCAGCCGGCCTGCTTGAGCGTGGTCAGGAGCTCGCGGTTCACGAGCGTGGCGTGGCTCGTCCCGCCCCAGTGGACCCCGGAGCACTTCTCAGGGTCGTGTGGCACGCCGTCCCGGACACACTGCGGCTGGAGGCCCTCCTCGATCCACAGCCGCGCGATGTCCGTCAGCCACTTCTTCCCGGAGAACTGGTGCATGGTCATCAGGTTCTCGTCCAGAAAACTGATGAAGTCCACGCCGAAGCGCTCGCGGACGTACTTGACGAGGTTCACGACGTAGCGCGGGTCGTGGTACCGGATCTTGCGGTCGTACGTGAACTTGACGTCACGCTCACCCGCGGCGTTCTCCTCGATGGTCATGTCGCCGGAGATGCCCAGGTGGAAGCAGAAGCGGCAGATGAGCGAGCAGCCGTAACTGGCGTTGATGTCGAGCCGGCGGCGCGCCAGCATCCCTTCCTCGGAGAAAAGGGCCATGCTGTTCTTGAAGTAGATGTCGAGTGGAAAGAGATCCCAGGCCGGATACGGCAGCTGGTCGATGTCCGGCATGAGCGGTTGCTCGGGATTGAGGTGGCTCCGTCCCGACGGGTCGCGCCAGATGAGCCCCTTGACGGCTGCCCAGTCGGGGCTGCCCGCATTCACACGCTTGAGCAACTCGAGGAAGGAGATGAAGGCTTCGCCCACCACCCCCACGTCTACCCACGGCAGGAAG
The Candidatus Rokuibacteriota bacterium genome window above contains:
- a CDS encoding NAD-dependent epimerase/dehydratase family protein — protein: MPRALILGGAGFIGYHLAARLANDGYTLTLVDDLSRGRRDPEIETLCARSSVTLVQADLTRPDALAELPRAWDHVFMLAAVVGVRNVETDPARVVRTNTLALMHLLDWLGPESGALFFASTSETYAGGVSAGTVPVPTGEDVPLTIEDIRAPRFAYAASKILGEAAVIHTAHARGLHAVIGRFHNVYGPRMGVDHVIPELSLRALRREDPFRVYGADQRRAFCHVSDAVEAMLRLMAAQTAWGQIVNIGNDTEETRVEDLARLVLKMAHIAPVLERLPAPAGSVARRCPDLSRLRALTGFSPQVSLETGVGETFAWYHEWRERAGRPQ
- a CDS encoding nucleotide sugar dehydrogenase, whose translation is MNSVGVVGLGYVGLTLAVTLARKGFTVHGVDTSPAVLDALGKGRPHLFEPGLEEGLRAFLGDRLHVGPALPEGGVDAAIICVSTPVNPDTHAPELANLRAAAGHVALRCAPGALVIVRSTVPVGASRAVVLPELVTRWGRARLAFAPERTIQGQALRELEELPQVVGGLDPESAEAAAALFRRVTRRVVTVSSLEAAELVKLANNCHTDLIYSYGNEVALMAERWGLDPLEVIRAANFEYPRPDLAKPGFVGGACLSKDPYILQSALREVGYTPWLVGQARGLNEHLPVHVAERLIAMIREMRGRAEGARLSVLGWAYKGWPPTDDMRGTPIVSMLPLLRVAGLELRGHDYLVAPDVIRGLGAEPVTPEAAFDGADAVLVITNHPEYAKLDLGRLLPGLRRPALLYDCWRMLDEETVRGAGVRYAGIGYA
- a CDS encoding nucleotidyltransferase family protein — encoded protein: MADLAGCILGLGASLRDVLEAMTRSGKQIVLVVDADGRLAGVVTDGDIRRAMLRGASLDAKVDEVVNRAPLVGPAGLSATEALQFMRTRSVRHLPLLDAERRVVGLLRLEDLLVPPPLPTPAVIMAGGEGRRLRPLTESTPKPLIAVGGRPLIEIMIERLRQSGIGDITIALHHKSEMIRERLGDGSRLGVRIDYALEPKPLGTMGALTLLRDRLDAPFFVVNADILTKCDFRAMWDFHRGHETAAMTVGVSIHQVDIPYGEFTLHDGRVTRVEEKPRKEFPVNAGIYLLDPGAIELIPAGEYFDATDMIRTLVDRGRVVAAHLIREYWLDVGRVHDLEKANRDVAEGLLD
- the neuC gene encoding UDP-N-acetylglucosamine 2-epimerase produces the protein MTVGTRRIGVVTVSRSDYGHLRPVLDGIRRASDLELVLFAAGMHLAPEFGSTVGEIEADGVPIAERVPMLEPGDSPEAIAASTGRGVEGFARAFARQRPNLVVVLGDRFEMLAAAVAALPFALPVAHIHGGEVSEGAMDNQIRHAITKLAHLHFASAEVHARRIAHMSEEAWRIHAVGAPGLDRIATTAPLSRDALARELDLPLDGPWLLVTFHPVTLEYRETASHVEELLAALEKTDGTLVVTYPNADTSGRLIIERLEEFAARHPRRCRLVRSLGERLYLSLLRHADLMIGNSSSGLIEAPSFGLPVVNVGARQRGRLRGGNVIDVKPSREDILRGIEAAQAPAFRAIARAAGNPYGDGRAAPRIVEVLRTVPLDARLVQKRFADPTGGA
- the neuB gene encoding N-acetylneuraminate synthase — its product is MSAGARPFAIGERRIGPGASVFIVAEAGVNHNGDPALARRLVDAAAECGADAVKFQTFRVDALLTRGAPKAGYQVETTGAGESQRDMLARLELSLEVLAELKDRAAKHGLIFFSAPFDEESADVLDALGVALFKVPSGEITNLPLLRHVAAKARPMILSTGMSSLEEVEQAVAAIRLAGDPPLAVLHCLSAYPAPGAETNLRAMDTLAARLGCPIGFSDHTLGIEIAVAAAARGAQIIEKHLTLDTSLTGPDHRASLDPPTFAAMVRAIRNVESAIGDGVKRPMPSEADTRRVARKSLVAARALRAGESLAAGDIVIKRPGTGISPAELPRLLGCRLTRDVAADEVIPWEAVGKP
- a CDS encoding NeuD/PglB/VioB family sugar acetyltransferase encodes the protein MAGRLLILGAGGHGRAVADLAAECGWTVAGFTDRSKGPGVLGVDKDVAALARAGKIDGAIVGVGNTALTQRATLFALLKSAGIEAPSLVHPRAVVSRSSAIGEGSVVFPGGVLGAHVVVGDNAVIYSGVVIEHECRIGDHAYISPGAVLSGTVIVEAGVFIGAGAVLLPGITVGAGATVAAGAVVTHDVTPGATVMGVPAKPAGART
- a CDS encoding acylneuraminate cytidylyltransferase family protein, with protein sequence MARAPYAFGVIPARGGSKGLPGKNLRTLGALSLIGQAIASARESKLLTRVIVSTDSPEIAEEARRHGGEVPFMRPAELASDQAGMVPVLQHAVRWLESAAKARPDLIVTLQPTSPFRAGVEIDETIRKVIETGSDSAQTLCEASYHPFFMKTLDGDRTVALFPDGHKYVRRQDAPPVYQPSGAVYVTRYAMLMDHGHVLGEDNRGVVQGFEASVNIDTEWDFLLAELLLREGRAPIPPGRR
- a CDS encoding Gfo/Idh/MocA family oxidoreductase, with protein sequence MKLAIVGLGSIGRRHLQNFRAIGVDELTAYDAAPAQRDSAARQFPFASVTPTLEAALDGAQGVVICTPPDSHLAIARMGVDRSAHLMIEKPLTQSAAGVETLLRECDDKGLRVLTAYNWRYWPPMQLVEKMLKAGRIGALRAARTEYAYHLSTRYPGADYRTFYMADAKQGGGCLLDESHAIDYMRWLCGEITEVSAVVDHISSLEIATDDLADLTVRFASGAIGSIHMNLFAWNVHSHFELMGEQGVIQWRRLENDIRLFDPTANRWEVYPSGGQLNDMYVEEAKHFIACMRGETKPVCDGWDGLKTMRVIEAARKSAAERRWVTV
- a CDS encoding radical SAM protein; protein product: MAKVLFVNPLVREEDEPRHVPYGMALLASLAVRDGHQVQVYDANAWRASDVVLTQILKADRWDVIAVGGITTAYAGIKHIVRAAKEAAPGSLVVLGGGVLTSMPHDMMRFLPWVDVGVVGEAFISFLELLKRVNAGSPDWAAVKGLIWRDPSGRSHLNPEQPLMPDIDQLPYPAWDLFPLDIYFKNSMALFSEEGMLARRRLDINASYGCSLICRFCFHLGISGDMTIEENAAGERDVKFTYDRKIRYHDPRYVVNLVKYVRERFGVDFISFLDENLMTMHQFSGKKWLTDIARLWIEEGLQPQCVRDGVPHDPEKCSGVHWGGTSHATLVNRELLTTLKQAGCSHLLYGYESFSQRVMKTIGKGATPETNERSLLWTIDAGIRPIPNQMFGFPDEDFDSIYDNVKAWDRLGLQVKPFFVTPYPGTEWYYTYKQRILEQYGGDLEAFILDLGDATRVTAVICKKFNAVELYGLRELMVLRDLRHIAEYEADWNKRHGSAVREVGLPITSRKGEQ